A stretch of DNA from Vibrio palustris:
TAAAATAGGTTAGCTAATAAAAACCAGCGCTGTCGCTGGTTTTTTTTGTCTATAGAACGCATCATCGATCCAGATATATCAAGTATGGCGTTATGCGCATGCAATACGACGTTGCCACATTCGACGCGTCCTACGTATGTGAATCCACAAACAGACTTCGATTATTGATACAAAGGTTCACCGGCGACAATATTCAACCACACCATAAAACTACTCGATGGTGTTATAGGGGATGGGGAGGCTGAGTGATATTATAGCTGTGTACTATCTACACCAACAGCGAATCATCATTCCCATTATTTCGTCATAATTAAGGTGAAACTTATGAAAGCTCCGTCATTTGCTCCGTTACTTTTGGGTCTATCATTTATTCTATCTGCGAGCAATGCATCGGCAAATACGGATGCTATCAATAACGTACACGACCAAAAATCAGTTTGTTTGAACGTAAGCTGTGAAGTCGGTGAGCTTTTTATTTACGATGTAGCAACAATAAAAAGCGACCTTGCACAGGTGTTCTCTGATGATACCAGCAAGCCTAAATCGTTTGAGCCTTCTGGCGGGCAATTAGTGAATCAAGACTATTATAATATGGCGACGTTAAAAGCCTCGTTTAACAATGATGATAGCAAAGAGTTGTCTAATTCTTATATGGCAACCATTGATATTGAAGCAAAAGCGTTGTTTTTGACGGTAAACCTCATTATCTAAACATTATCGCTGCTGTTGATGGTATTTGTGTAGACTCCAGACTTTATCGGTTCTGGAGTTTTTTGATCGTGCCTCTCTCGGTATTATCCACTGTCTTTATCGTCATTTGAGTTTGCCACTCTCTTCGCTGGAGAAGTCAGGCTATTTAGGTTAATGACGTCTGATTTAAATAGCGGTCGCTTATTAAACTTAACCTAACCGATGACTCCGTAACTAAGGGGATATCATTTTCGGTCCGGTGGTTTTTTTATTTCAGAGGGGGAGTAATAGAAAAACAAGAGTGACAGTGTTAACGCAAAAGGTCAGACAATTAGCATACCGCCAGCGATAAAAAAACCGATGCCGTAGCATCGGTTTTTTAGCGTCAGCGAATGAAACAATCCCATCCGTTTAGACAAATATCGATTGTTTCTTGTCGATTACTGCCTATAGTAAGTTACTTTCGACTTTTGGTACTGGCTTAATTGCTGAGTAGATAGTCGCAGTGACTACCGTACCAATCACAATCGCTAGAAGGTATAGCAGTGCATGTGAAATCGCACCAGGGATCAACAGTACAAATAGACCACCATGTGGCGCCATAAGTTTGATGTTGAAGTACATAGAAAGCGCACCAGTAATCGCACCACCAATCATACAAGATGGAATCACACGCACTGGATCTTTCGCTGCGAATGGAATCGCACCTTCAGAGATGAAGCATAAACCAAGAACAAAGGCTGCTTTACCACCTTCACGTTCTGCTGCAACAAATTTACGGCGTGCCACAAATGTTGCTAGACCCATCGCTAGTGGTGGAACCATACCCGCAGCCATGATTGCCGCCATTGGTAAGTATTGTTGTGAAGCGAGTAGACCAACACCAAACGTGTAAGCGGCTTTGTTAACAGGACCGCCCAAGTCGAAACACATCATCGCGCCAAGGATAATACCCAGTACGACTGCGTTTGCTTCACCCATTGTGTTAAGGAAGTCGGTCATTGCAGTCATAATTGCCGCAACTGGTGTACCAACCACGTAAATCATCACCAAACCGGTAAATAAACTCGCCACGAATGGAATAATCAAAATTGGCTTTAATGATTCCATTGAGGTTGGAATCGGCAATTTATCAGCAATCAGTTTCGCAGAATAACCTGCAATGAAACCGGCTAAAATACCACCAAGGAAACCCGCCCCCAGCGTACTTGCGAGCATACCACCAATCAGACCCGGAGCGAGACCAGGGCGATCCGCAATCGAGAAGGCAATAAAGCCAGCTAAAACAGGAATCATCAGTTTGAAGGCTGCGCCGCCACCAATATTCATTAATGCGGCAGGCAATGTACCTTCTTGTTCAAACGCTTTGATACCAAACACGAAAGACAGGGCGATTAATAAACCACCGGCTACCACAACTGGCAGCATGTGCGACACACCTGTCATAAGGTGTTTGTAAACGCCTTTTTTCTCTTCTGTTTGGCTGCTTTCTTCATTAGAAGCCGCACCAGTTTGTTGGTAAACCGTTGCAGTAGCAAATGCGTTATTGATTTCTTGCTCGGTTTTTTTCAATGCCGCGCCAGTGCTGGTACGGTACATTTTTTTGCCGACGAAACGGTCAAGCGCAACATCGATATCACAGGCAATGATAACCACATCCGCTTGTGAAATTTGCTCTGAAGTCAGTTGGTTTTTCGCACCAACCGAGCCGCGTGTTTCCACGTGGATTTCGTGACCTAGGCGTTTTGCTTCTTCGGTTAACGCGTCGGCTGCCATAAAGGTGTGTGCAACACCCGTTGGACAAGCGGTAATCGCGACAATTTTCTTCGCGCCGGTTGCGTCCGCTGCTGGAGCCGCTGTTGGCGCACTTGCTGTCGTCACGTTATCTTGCGTCAGCTCTTGTGCTTGTTCTGTGGCGGTTTTTAAATACGCCGCCGCATCAGCCATGCAAGCTGAGATGTCGCTTTGATAGACTTTTTTACCAACGAAACGTGATGTATCTATGTCAGTATTGGCAGCAATAACTACCACATCTGCTCCATCAATATCCGCTTGTGATAGAGGCGTCGCGTCAATCACTGAACTTTGGCATTCCACTTTCGCAGTCCAGTTGAGAGATTGAGCAGCTTGCTCTAGCAAGCCAGCGGCTATGATGCTGTTCGCCACGCCACTTGGGCAGGCTGTAATAATGGCAATATTCATAGTGATGACCTTGTCTTATTCAGTAAGTGCACTTACTGGTTTTAATTGGATTTTTTCTTGTAGGGTGTTTAATGCTTGTGCGTCATCTATACCAACGCCCACTTGGGACACGGCAAGCGCAGACAGCGCAGTTGCAAAACAAATCAGCTCTGATTTTTCCATGGCTTGCATATGCCCCCAACACATACCCGCTACGAGCGTATCACCGGCACCAACGGTACTGACGACATTCATACGAGGCGGTTGTGCGTGTAACCATTCGCCTTGGTTAAACCACATGGTGCCATTAGCGCCCATGGAGACAACAATATTCTCAATGCCTTTATCAGCGAGTTCTTCTGCTGCGACTCGACATTCAGCGGGCGTATGCAGCTCACGGCCAACAAATTGCGCCAGTTCTTCATCGTTTGGTTTAATTAACCATGGATGCGCATCTAGTCCTTGCGCTAACGCTGCACGACTACTATCAAACAGAACTTTTTTGCCCATTTGATGCAGTTTCTCAATCCATTGCGCGCATTGCTCTGCAGAAACCCCGGCAGGCAGGCTGCCAGCCATCACGAAGAAATCGTGATCCTCAGCTAAGCGCATCAATGTCTCTTCAAAGGCGGCAATCGCTTGTGCATTGACATGAATCCCAGGGAAGTTGATATCGCTGACTTCCCCGCTGGCTTCAACCAATTTAACATTGATACGCGTTGAACCAGCAATACGGACAAACTCGTCTTGTGCGCCCATGTCTTTAAACAGCTGTGCGAACATTTCTTGGTTATCGGCACCAAGAAAGCCTGTAACGGTTACATCTGCACCTAAGTCACTGAGTACTTTAGCTACATTCACACCTTTACCGGCGGCATGAAGATCGCTGTCTTTGACTAAGCTTACCGAGCCGACATTGACGGTATCAAGGTTACCGGTCAAGTCTAATGCTGGGTTTAGCGTAATCGTGACTACTTTTTTCGTCATGAGATCTCCTTAACTCTCGCCTAGGCCAGATTCGATCGCGGCGCCGATAGCGGCTAATGCTTCAGCGGCATCGGCACCTTCAGCGGTAAATTGCAGCTGGTGACCTTTTTTGACGCCTAATGCGATAACCTTCATTAAGCTCTTCGCATTTACCGAGCGGCCATCACCGTCTAGGTTGACTACTTTGATGGTTGATTCGAATTTTTTCGCTTCGGCAACCAACATCGCGCCAGGGCGAGCATGTAACCCGTGACCGTTTTTAATCACGAAGATTTGCGTATTATCGTCTCCTGACTCGGCGGAAACTTCTTCGCCATTGAGTAGTGCGACAACGCTTTGCGCCGAATCGGCACTCACTAAGTCTGCTTGTTGCTGTTTAAACACTAAGCTTGAAATGTTCGCCATCAAGCCTTGGTGTGCACTGTTACAACCTGCTACTGCGATCAATGCTTTAACTGCTTGCCCATCAATTTGACAATCTGCATTGGTAGACACGAAAGAAAGGCCTGTACGGGTAACCCCTTTATTGCTACTGACTAACCAAAGGCCATTGCCAAGTGATGTTGGTGCTTTGGTCACAAGGTCAGCAACGAAGTCAGCGTTTGCATTGCCTTTGTTTTTCAATAGACCACCAGCAACCGCGCTCAATTGGACGATATCGTTGGCTGGAAATTGTACTTGTACAAGCGAAGCATCGAGGTCGGCTTCAAATTGTACGTCACCATTGAGAATGGCGATGATATCTTTTTCAGTTTTAGCTGCTTTTAAGCTTTCTTCCACGCCATCTGAAGCAAGAACTTTGGTCAGTTGCTTCAAAATGCCGAGGTGCTCATCAGATTTAGCGGCGATACCGATCGCAACATAAACGGTGTTCCCATCTGCCCAATCAACCCCTGCAGGGAAGTGGTGGATAGCAACGCCTGTACTATGAACAAGGTCACGTGTGTCCGTCGTTCCATGTGGAATAGCGATGCCATTACCAAGAAACGTGGAATTCTGACCTTCCCGGTTCAACATTCCTTCTACATAACCGTCTGCGACGTAACCATTATCAGTTAGGTCGGCAGCGATCGCTCGAATCGCGTCAAGCTTGTCGTTCTGTGCTTGACCCAGTTTGATATCTTGCGTAGTAAGTTGCAGCATGTTTGCCCCTTTATATAGCCTTACGGCTTCATTGTTGTCACCACATTTCTTTGCTGTGGTATTTCGTTTGTGCTTTAGTGTCTGAACAAGCTGAATCGGTTCAGTAAAGCAGTCAAAAAATTCAGCGAAACCACTTTTTGTCAAAAATCGTTGGTGTTTCACAGAATCAAAAATAGTCTATAAAACTCAATAGGTCGATTATATTATGGCTTGGCTGAACACTTTAGCATGCTATACTGAATCGATTCAGCAAGGAATGCAACTGCAAAAAGTAAGAGGTCGTGATTTCTATGATCCGACGCACATTGACAGTAAAAGAGCTCAAAAACGAGACCAAAACTATGACCTTAGATAAGATCGCCAAGTTGGCAGGCGTATCGAAAACAACGGCGAGTTATGTCATTAATGGCAAAGCGCAGAAATATCGAATCAGTGAAAAAACGCAAAAAAAAGTGTTAGATATTGTGGCCCAGCACAACTATCGACCTGATCATGCCGCGTCCGCACTGCGTGCCGGCAGTAGCCGTTCTTTTGGTTTGATTATTCCAGATTTAGAAAACACCAGTTACGCTAAATTGGCAAAATTACTTGAACAGAACTCTCGTCAAGCCGGTTATCAAATACTCATTGCGTGTTCGGATGATAACCCCGATACCGAGAAAGAAGTCGCGAGCACGTTAATTAGTCGGCGTATTGAGGCTTTATTTGTCGCGAGTACGATGCCCAATGCCAGCCACTTTTATCAAAACTTACAAGCAATGGGGACACCAGTGATCGCCATTGACCGTCCCTTAGATGATGAGTATTTTGCCTGTGTCATCAGTGAAGATTTCAATTCCGCGTTAGAATTGACACGCTCAGTCCTCGACAACAGTGTTCGTAGCATCGGTTTGATTGGCGCATTGCCAGAATTGAGCGTATCGCAAGAACGTCAGTTGGGATTTGAAGATGCGATTGAACCTTATGGATTAGTCCCTTTATTAGGGTACGGAGAGCACTTTCATCGTAATGATGCGCGTACGGTATTTACCCGTTGGGTGGATGCGGGCTGTGTTCCAGATGCGGTGGTAGCGACGTCTTATACCTTGCTAGAAGGGATTTTAGATGTGCTGTTAGAGTATCCAGATTTAATGCAGCGTATTCGTTTGGCGACTTTTGGTGATAATCGCTTATTAAATTTTTTACCAACTAAAATTAATTCGATGCCGCAACAATTTGAATTAATTGCCGATAGCGCTCTAGAGTTGGCGCTTAATGCGTCGGCGAAACGTTGTCAGCCGGGGATTGAATTTGTGCCTCGTAAGCTCAAAATGCGCTCTAATGCGTGAGCCTGTTGGGGGCTGAGTTAACTCACGAGCAAATTGTCGGCAAATTGCTCGTATGGCTGTCGCAGCTAAGAAAGGACTTAGGTATACTGAGTCCATCTCTTTGCGCATAACGACAGGACATCAATGAAGTTTTTGCATACCTCCGATTGGCACCTTGGCCGTCAATTTCACAATGTATCGTTGCTCGATGATCAGGCCGCCATTTTAAATCAAATCGTTCAATATATTGCCGATAACCCCGTTGATGCCTTAATCATTGCGGGTGATATTTACG
This window harbors:
- the pfkB gene encoding 1-phosphofructokinase → MTKKVVTITLNPALDLTGNLDTVNVGSVSLVKDSDLHAAGKGVNVAKVLSDLGADVTVTGFLGADNQEMFAQLFKDMGAQDEFVRIAGSTRINVKLVEASGEVSDINFPGIHVNAQAIAAFEETLMRLAEDHDFFVMAGSLPAGVSAEQCAQWIEKLHQMGKKVLFDSSRAALAQGLDAHPWLIKPNDEELAQFVGRELHTPAECRVAAEELADKGIENIVVSMGANGTMWFNQGEWLHAQPPRMNVVSTVGAGDTLVAGMCWGHMQAMEKSELICFATALSALAVSQVGVGIDDAQALNTLQEKIQLKPVSALTE
- a CDS encoding PTS fructose-like transporter subunit IIB, with the protein product MNIAIITACPSGVANSIIAAGLLEQAAQSLNWTAKVECQSSVIDATPLSQADIDGADVVVIAANTDIDTSRFVGKKVYQSDISACMADAAAYLKTATEQAQELTQDNVTTASAPTAAPAADATGAKKIVAITACPTGVAHTFMAADALTEEAKRLGHEIHVETRGSVGAKNQLTSEQISQADVVIIACDIDVALDRFVGKKMYRTSTGAALKKTEQEINNAFATATVYQQTGAASNEESSQTEEKKGVYKHLMTGVSHMLPVVVAGGLLIALSFVFGIKAFEQEGTLPAALMNIGGGAAFKLMIPVLAGFIAFSIADRPGLAPGLIGGMLASTLGAGFLGGILAGFIAGYSAKLIADKLPIPTSMESLKPILIIPFVASLFTGLVMIYVVGTPVAAIMTAMTDFLNTMGEANAVVLGIILGAMMCFDLGGPVNKAAYTFGVGLLASQQYLPMAAIMAAGMVPPLAMGLATFVARRKFVAAEREGGKAAFVLGLCFISEGAIPFAAKDPVRVIPSCMIGGAITGALSMYFNIKLMAPHGGLFVLLIPGAISHALLYLLAIVIGTVVTATIYSAIKPVPKVESNLL
- the cra gene encoding catabolite repressor/activator, which encodes MTLDKIAKLAGVSKTTASYVINGKAQKYRISEKTQKKVLDIVAQHNYRPDHAASALRAGSSRSFGLIIPDLENTSYAKLAKLLEQNSRQAGYQILIACSDDNPDTEKEVASTLISRRIEALFVASTMPNASHFYQNLQAMGTPVIAIDRPLDDEYFACVISEDFNSALELTRSVLDNSVRSIGLIGALPELSVSQERQLGFEDAIEPYGLVPLLGYGEHFHRNDARTVFTRWVDAGCVPDAVVATSYTLLEGILDVLLEYPDLMQRIRLATFGDNRLLNFLPTKINSMPQQFELIADSALELALNASAKRCQPGIEFVPRKLKMRSNA
- the fruB gene encoding fused PTS fructose transporter subunit IIA/HPr protein, producing MLQLTTQDIKLGQAQNDKLDAIRAIAADLTDNGYVADGYVEGMLNREGQNSTFLGNGIAIPHGTTDTRDLVHSTGVAIHHFPAGVDWADGNTVYVAIGIAAKSDEHLGILKQLTKVLASDGVEESLKAAKTEKDIIAILNGDVQFEADLDASLVQVQFPANDIVQLSAVAGGLLKNKGNANADFVADLVTKAPTSLGNGLWLVSSNKGVTRTGLSFVSTNADCQIDGQAVKALIAVAGCNSAHQGLMANISSLVFKQQQADLVSADSAQSVVALLNGEEVSAESGDDNTQIFVIKNGHGLHARPGAMLVAEAKKFESTIKVVNLDGDGRSVNAKSLMKVIALGVKKGHQLQFTAEGADAAEALAAIGAAIESGLGES